A portion of the Sandaracinaceae bacterium genome contains these proteins:
- a CDS encoding DUF4399 domain-containing protein gives MPVIPDTARVFFVTPSDGATVVGPISDGKVTVHVQMGVEGLTVMPAGTLADGGGHHHIIVDGDPVPRGTAVPADAQHIHYGLGQTEADLQLEPGPHTLRLQFADGAHRSYGSQVHTLIHVNVARADTGAPAPAPEAPAAEAPTE, from the coding sequence ATGCCGGTCATCCCCGACACCGCGCGCGTCTTCTTCGTGACGCCCAGCGACGGGGCCACCGTGGTGGGGCCCATCTCCGACGGCAAGGTCACGGTCCACGTCCAGATGGGCGTCGAGGGTCTCACCGTCATGCCCGCCGGCACGCTCGCCGATGGCGGTGGCCACCACCACATCATCGTCGATGGCGACCCGGTGCCGCGCGGCACAGCGGTGCCGGCCGACGCGCAGCACATCCACTACGGTCTCGGTCAGACCGAGGCCGACCTGCAGCTCGAGCCCGGCCCGCACACGCTGCGCCTCCAGTTCGCCGACGGCGCCCACCGCTCGTACGGCAGCCAGGTGCACACGCTCATCCACGTGAACGTCGCGCGCGCGGACACGGGTGCTCCGGCCCCCGCGCCCGAGGCGCCAGCGGCAGAGGCTCCCACCGAGTAG
- a CDS encoding serine/threonine protein kinase, translating to MTDRPTLVVCQACGAERDTRGGSCACGLRSSYPPAASSEPPPAGGPDRYALTEQLGRGAMGVVYRATELHSGRAVALKILHRKFLPGSVERVRFLREAQALASVSHPNIVRVFDMGFDAVGHPFVVMELLPGQTLAHLIERGPVDVRVAVGVTIGLLSALAAVHDAGIVHRDIKPGNIMVARVGGEVMVKLVDFGLSRRFGEDDRVTASGVALGTPPYMSPEQIMGERVGPSSDVYSVGCTLFELLTGRPPYDMRDSKNVAALFRRIIEEPPPLVSELRPDVPAELGMVVSRALHRDRNVRYPDCDTMRYALIDALGDQRGSGVPGAITGLVLDDASSTGERSRDAS from the coding sequence ATGACTGACCGTCCCACCCTTGTAGTTTGCCAAGCCTGCGGCGCCGAGCGCGACACCCGCGGCGGCTCATGTGCATGCGGTCTGCGGTCGTCGTACCCGCCCGCCGCCAGCTCCGAGCCCCCGCCCGCCGGTGGCCCCGATCGCTACGCGCTCACGGAGCAGCTCGGCCGCGGCGCGATGGGCGTGGTCTACCGGGCCACCGAGCTGCACTCGGGGCGCGCCGTCGCGCTGAAGATCCTGCACCGCAAGTTCCTGCCCGGCTCCGTGGAGCGCGTGCGCTTCCTGCGCGAGGCCCAGGCGCTCGCCTCGGTGAGCCACCCCAACATCGTCCGCGTGTTCGACATGGGCTTCGACGCCGTGGGTCATCCGTTCGTCGTCATGGAGCTCTTGCCCGGTCAGACCCTGGCGCACCTCATCGAGCGTGGCCCCGTGGACGTGCGCGTCGCGGTGGGCGTCACCATCGGCCTGCTCTCGGCGCTCGCGGCGGTGCACGACGCTGGCATCGTCCATCGCGACATCAAGCCCGGCAACATCATGGTCGCCCGTGTGGGCGGCGAGGTCATGGTCAAGCTGGTGGACTTCGGCTTGTCGCGCCGCTTCGGTGAAGACGACCGCGTCACCGCGTCGGGCGTGGCGCTCGGCACGCCGCCGTACATGTCGCCCGAGCAGATCATGGGCGAGCGCGTGGGGCCCAGCTCCGACGTCTACTCCGTGGGCTGCACGCTCTTCGAGCTGCTCACGGGCCGGCCGCCCTACGACATGCGCGACTCGAAGAACGTGGCCGCGCTCTTCCGGCGCATCATCGAGGAGCCACCGCCGCTCGTCTCCGAGCTGCGCCCCGACGTCCCGGCCGAGCTGGGCATGGTGGTCAGCCGCGCGCTGCATCGCGATCGCAACGTGCGCTACCCCGACTGCGACACCATGCGGTACGCGCTCATCGACGCCCTGGGCGACCAGCGTGGGTCGGGCGTACCCGGCGCCATCACGGGCCTGGTGCTGGACGACGCCAGCAGCACGGGCGAGCGCAGCCGCGACGCCTCCTGA